A single region of the Pseudomonadota bacterium genome encodes:
- a CDS encoding DUF58 domain-containing protein, with protein sequence VRTIDWNVTARTGRPFVKKHEEERELTVLLVVDASASLDFGSGQVSKRDVASEIAAIIAFSALRNNDKVGLLLFTDRVEKFIPPRKGKRHSLRLIREILEPGPTGHKTDAAAALDFLNRVQKRRAVVFLLSDFLGQRFDRSLRLTMQRHDLSAFRLSDPREEEMPRLGRLRLRDLETGQMVVVNTSSDDFQKRYKEAAASRRAELKRSLEAAGADYAEFSTAVAAVPTLMRFFDRKTSRRRRRRARGGAAR encoded by the coding sequence GTTCGAACCATCGACTGGAACGTGACGGCGCGCACCGGTCGGCCGTTCGTGAAGAAGCACGAGGAGGAGCGCGAGCTCACCGTGCTGCTGGTGGTCGACGCGAGCGCCTCGCTCGACTTCGGCAGCGGTCAGGTGAGCAAGCGCGACGTGGCATCCGAGATCGCGGCGATCATCGCGTTCTCGGCGTTGCGAAACAACGACAAGGTGGGACTGCTGCTGTTCACCGATCGGGTGGAGAAGTTCATCCCCCCGCGCAAGGGCAAGCGCCACTCGCTGCGACTCATCCGCGAGATCCTCGAGCCCGGGCCGACGGGGCACAAGACCGACGCGGCCGCCGCCCTCGACTTCCTCAACCGCGTGCAGAAGCGCCGCGCGGTGGTCTTCCTGCTCTCTGACTTCCTCGGTCAGCGCTTCGACCGATCGCTGCGCCTCACCATGCAGCGGCATGATCTGTCGGCGTTCCGTCTCAGTGATCCGCGCGAGGAGGAGATGCCCCGCTTGGGGCGGCTTCGCCTGCGCGATCTCGAGACCGGGCAGATGGTGGTCGTGAACACCAGCTCAGATGATTTCCAGAAGCGCTACAAGGAGGCCGCGGCCTCGCGTCGCGCCGAACTGAAGCGAAGCCTCGAGGCCGCCGGCGCCGATTACGCCGAGTTCTCGACGGCGGTTGCGGCGGTGCCGACGCTCATGCGGTTCTTCGATCGCAAGACGTCTCGTCGTCGTCGCCGGCGCGCGAGGGGAGGGGCTGCACGATGA